One Papaver somniferum cultivar HN1 chromosome 10, ASM357369v1, whole genome shotgun sequence genomic window carries:
- the LOC113315111 gene encoding DDB1- and CUL4-associated factor 13-like isoform X2: MKVKCISRAEEDFTRERSQDLQRVFHNFNPILRPLERAVEYQRAVNAVKLDKIFARPFIGAMDGHIDAVSCMAKNPNHLKGIFSGSMDGDIRLWDIATRRTICRFPGHQGAVRGLSASTDGRVLVSCGTDCTVRLWNVPDSSVINMDESSDGTTEPLAIYVWKNAFWAVDHQWDGDQFATAGAQVDIWDHNRSEPIRSFEWGKDTVISLRFNPGEPNILATSSSDRSITLYDLRLSTPVRKLIMKTKTNALCWNPMEPMNFTAANEDCNCYSYDARKLEEAKNVHKDHVSAVMDIDYSPTGREFVTGSYDRTIRIFPYNGGHSREIYHTKRMQRVFCVKFTCDATYVVSGSDDTNLRIVPRERKKHEYNEALKKRYGNLPEIKRINRHRHLPKAIYKARSLRLTITNAAKKKDDRRRDHSAPGSMPIQSQRKKRIIKEVE, translated from the exons ATGAAAGTCAAGTGCATATCTCGTGCTGAAGAGGATTTTACTCGCGAACGCAGTCAAGATCTTCAG CGAGTTTTCCATAACTTCAATCCGATTTTGCGACCACTAGAAAGAGCTGTTGAATATCAACGGGCTGTAAATGCTGTCAAATTGGACAAG ATATTTGCCAGACCTTTCATTGGAGCTATGGATGGGCATATCGACGCTGTCTCATGTATGGCAAAGAACCCTAATCACCTAAAAGGAATTTTTTCGGGCTCCATGGATGGAG ATATTCGCCTTTGGGATATTGCCACCAG ACGGACAATTTGCCGGTTCCCTGGACATCAGGGTGCTGTCCGGGGTTTGTCAGCTTCTACTGATGGACGTGTTCTTGTTTCTTGTGGAACTGATTGCAC GGTGAGGCTTTGGAATGTTCCAGACTCAAGTGTTATTAATATGGATGAATCATCCGATGGTACTACTGAG CCGCTGGCCATTTATGTATGGAAGAATGCTttctg GGCGGTTGATCACCAGTGGGATGGTGATCAATTTGCAACAGCTGGTGCTCAAGTTGATATATGGGATCACAATAG GTCAGAGCCAATAAGGAGTTTCGAGTGGGGGAAGGATACTGTTATATCTCTTCGATTTAATCCTGGTGAACCAAATATTTTAGCCACATCTAGCAG TGATCGCAGCATTACCTTATATGACTTGCGGTTGTCAACTCCAGTGAGGAAGCTGATCATGAAG ACAAAGACTAATGCTCTCTGCTGGAACCCAATGGAGCCGATGAACTTCACAGCT GCAAATGAGGATTGCAATTGCTACAGTTATGATGCTAGAAAACTGGAGGAGGCCAAGAATGTGCACAAGGATCATGTTTCCGCAGT GATGGACATTGATTACTCACCTACTGGTCGGGAGTTTGTTACCGGCTCTTATGATAGAACT ATAAGAATCTTCCCATATAATGGTGGCCATAGCCGGGAAATCTACCACACTAAGAGGATGCAAAG GGTATTTTGTGTGAAATTCACCTGCGACGCCACTTATGTCGTTTCTGGGAGTGATGATACTAATCTGCGG ATCGTTCCTAGGGAGCGTAAAAAGCACGAATATAATGAGGCTCTGAAGAAAAGATACGGAAACCTTCCTGAGATTAAGCGCATCAATAG gCATAGACACTTGCCTAAAGCAATATACAAGGCGCGCAGTCTAAGGCTCACAATAACTAATGCAGCTAAGAAGAAAGATGATAGGAGAAGAGATCACAGTGCCCCAGGAAGTATGCCAATACAGTCACAGCGCAAAAAGAGAATCATCAAAGAAGTTGAGTAA
- the LOC113315111 gene encoding DDB1- and CUL4-associated factor 13-like isoform X1, giving the protein MKVKCISRAEEDFTRERSQDLQRVFHNFNPILRPLERAVEYQRAVNAVKLDKIFARPFIGAMDGHIDAVSCMAKNPNHLKGIFSGSMDGDIRLWDIATRRTICRFPGHQGAVRGLSASTDGRVLVSCGTDCTVRLWNVPDSSVINMDESSDGTTEPLAIYVWKNAFWAVDHQWDGDQFATAGAQVDIWDHNRSEPIRSFEWGKDTVISLRFNPGEPNILATSSSDRSITLYDLRLSTPVRKLIMKTKTNALCWNPMEPMNFTAANEDCNCYSYDARKLEEAKNVHKDHVSAVMDIDYSPTGREFVTGSYDRTIRIFPYNGGHSREIYHTKRMQRVFCVKFTCDATYVVSGSDDTNLRVWKAKASEQLGVIVPRERKKHEYNEALKKRYGNLPEIKRINRHRHLPKAIYKARSLRLTITNAAKKKDDRRRDHSAPGSMPIQSQRKKRIIKEVE; this is encoded by the exons ATGAAAGTCAAGTGCATATCTCGTGCTGAAGAGGATTTTACTCGCGAACGCAGTCAAGATCTTCAG CGAGTTTTCCATAACTTCAATCCGATTTTGCGACCACTAGAAAGAGCTGTTGAATATCAACGGGCTGTAAATGCTGTCAAATTGGACAAG ATATTTGCCAGACCTTTCATTGGAGCTATGGATGGGCATATCGACGCTGTCTCATGTATGGCAAAGAACCCTAATCACCTAAAAGGAATTTTTTCGGGCTCCATGGATGGAG ATATTCGCCTTTGGGATATTGCCACCAG ACGGACAATTTGCCGGTTCCCTGGACATCAGGGTGCTGTCCGGGGTTTGTCAGCTTCTACTGATGGACGTGTTCTTGTTTCTTGTGGAACTGATTGCAC GGTGAGGCTTTGGAATGTTCCAGACTCAAGTGTTATTAATATGGATGAATCATCCGATGGTACTACTGAG CCGCTGGCCATTTATGTATGGAAGAATGCTttctg GGCGGTTGATCACCAGTGGGATGGTGATCAATTTGCAACAGCTGGTGCTCAAGTTGATATATGGGATCACAATAG GTCAGAGCCAATAAGGAGTTTCGAGTGGGGGAAGGATACTGTTATATCTCTTCGATTTAATCCTGGTGAACCAAATATTTTAGCCACATCTAGCAG TGATCGCAGCATTACCTTATATGACTTGCGGTTGTCAACTCCAGTGAGGAAGCTGATCATGAAG ACAAAGACTAATGCTCTCTGCTGGAACCCAATGGAGCCGATGAACTTCACAGCT GCAAATGAGGATTGCAATTGCTACAGTTATGATGCTAGAAAACTGGAGGAGGCCAAGAATGTGCACAAGGATCATGTTTCCGCAGT GATGGACATTGATTACTCACCTACTGGTCGGGAGTTTGTTACCGGCTCTTATGATAGAACT ATAAGAATCTTCCCATATAATGGTGGCCATAGCCGGGAAATCTACCACACTAAGAGGATGCAAAG GGTATTTTGTGTGAAATTCACCTGCGACGCCACTTATGTCGTTTCTGGGAGTGATGATACTAATCTGCGGGTATGGAAAGCTAAAGCATCAGAACAATTGGGAGTG ATCGTTCCTAGGGAGCGTAAAAAGCACGAATATAATGAGGCTCTGAAGAAAAGATACGGAAACCTTCCTGAGATTAAGCGCATCAATAG gCATAGACACTTGCCTAAAGCAATATACAAGGCGCGCAGTCTAAGGCTCACAATAACTAATGCAGCTAAGAAGAAAGATGATAGGAGAAGAGATCACAGTGCCCCAGGAAGTATGCCAATACAGTCACAGCGCAAAAAGAGAATCATCAAAGAAGTTGAGTAA